From the Drosophila sechellia strain sech25 chromosome X, ASM438219v1, whole genome shotgun sequence genome, the window TTGCACTGTGGAAATTGAGAGCTGTGAGTAGACTCCGCACTCGTTGGTTGCATAGAAATATCATTTACTCACCTAGTTGATGGATTTACCTGTTACATTTTATGATAGTTTAGGACTTACACAAGATTTATTAGGTATTATAAACTAAAACTGATATTAtgcttataaatatatatatcaaaataGAATTTCTTTCTACATATGTAGCTAGTTTAACACAGAAGACAAAAAAGCTTACAGACAGATAAATTAGGTTTCTATAATCAGCTCGATCGAGTAAAATCTTATCTTATTCCTATTATTCTTATCTTATTTTTTCACTTATATCTAAAGTGTATAAAAGTGTGTAAAATATCTTTAACTATTGCAGATGGATACACGGTCAGCGATGTGGTCATGTACTGGAAGCCAACGCCAGTGCGCGGAGTGGAGGATGCGGAGCTGCCGCAGTTCACCATCATTGGGTACGAGACGAATGACCGGAAGGAGCGGCTGGCCACTGGAGTCTATCAACGCCTCTCGCTCTCATTCAAACTGCAACGGAATATCGGATACTTTGTATTCCAGACCTATTTGCCCAGCATTCTGATCGTAATGCTGTCGTGGGTCTCGTTCTGGATTAACCACGAGGCGACGAGTGCCCGGGTTGCATTGGGCATCACCACGGTGCTCACCATGACCACCATTAGCACGGGTGTTCGCAGCTCGCTGCCGCGCATCTCGTATGTGAAGGCGATCGACATTTATCTGGTCATGTGCTTCGTTTTCGTGTTCGCAGCCCTCCTGGAATACGCTGCCGTTAACTATACTTACTGGGGCAAAAGggctaaaaagaaaataaagaaggTCAAAGAATGTTGTCCAGGCAAGATCGGTAGGTCTACGCTAAAATTCGTGTAATATACATACAATATAACTATTGTTCAAACCCAACCATGCTCACAGGAAAGAGCGAAAGATCCGAGACGTGTTCAACGACAGAGGACATTATCGAGCTGCAGGACGTTCGAATGAGTCCTATACCATCTTTGCGAAGAGGTACCTACAATGCCACCCTCGACTCCATCGGCACCGAGACCATGAATCTAGGAAAGTTCCCCCCAAGTTTTCGAATAACTCGTAATTATGGCACCGGACACAGCCAGCTTAGACGTCGCGCCCAAAGGGGTATGCATGAATGttatgcgtatatgtattaGCTAATTGTTAACTAATATTGAAATCCGATTTCAAGGTATCTCCACCCGCCCACGCATGTTGCACGCCCTTAAGAGAGGCGCCTCTGCTATTAAGGCAACCATACCGAAGATCAAAGATGTCAATATTATTGACAAATACTCCCGAATGATATTTCCGATCAGTTTTCTTGCGTTCAATCTTGGCTACTGGCTGTTTTATATTCTGGaatgatatatatgtataacgTGAACGAGTAATTAATTCCCCTAGCAACAGAACCATGAGATCCCAAATACGACTTTTTATAACCTCCATAATAAAGATTGACTTCGCCATAGTATTTGGGCGTACCTGAATCATTAGCACGACGCATTTTTATGCTTCTCCCCCCAAATTCACAGGTGTATAAATGTTTAAACTACCGAATGATTGATAAATGTGACTATTCTATTTAATGATCCATAATCTAAAGGGAAATGAGCAAATTACGTGACACCCGAAATTTCCATTGAGAACGCACTGATTATCAGTTTCTACTGTTTACTACTCGGAGTCGCTTATAGATAGTCTTACGTCTAGcgattctatatatatatataatcctGCATCCATTGTCAAGCCGCTCCTTCAATTCAATCGAATAACCACCAATGCTCCTCGAGCTCTCCGTTAGCACTAATGTGGCGAGGACTCAGGCTCACTGGGTTCGAATCCACCGTCGCACATTGGTCGATCACACGAAAACGCTAGCCAAAAGTCCAAAAATCAATATTAAGAGCTCAAGTATTTTCGGCAGtagtatatattataataaataacaaaataaagtGAATGAAAAGCAGCAGAAAGAAAACTTGGATAATTTCTAGAAAACACTGCACCCTAATTGGACCATTTTAGTTTCTGTGGGAATTTACTCATTAAGTTCTCTAAAATACTGtcggaaaaataataaaaaaaaaaaaaaaaacactactGCACAACCGGACATACCCGAACCATGGAATAATGGTTCCCGGAATTCTCATTTTGCTCCTCTGTTGAAGAAGATGGGTTTGTCGCGATGTAATCAGCACCGCCTATGTAACTTACAAATTAGTGATAGTTTACAATAACATTTGAAAACGGAACAAACTAATGATAATAGGTTAAACTACACACCTGCTGTGGACTTTGGCAAGTTGACCACATCGCGCCGAAATGTTGACATATTTTGGGTGAATCTAATAAATAAGAGTACGTGATTAATATTAATGCAACAGAAATATCAGCTTCTATGACTcacttttctttgtttttgctggAAACATTCCGCTCAATTCCGACCATCAGATCATCGAACCATTGCGCCATTGTCTGTTGCTTTTCAATTGGTTGAGCGCAGATAATTCTGTCCTTCAACGATCTAATACAATAATTAAAGAGATTTTTTATTAGGTTTAGTTTACATCGTTAGCTGTGAGTTATTCTTACCGGTAATAGTCCTCATAGAGCAATATGAGAACCAGTAATGGACGTGACATGGACCACTGATTCCGACAATCCTCTTGCAAAACGTTGTTAAGTAATGACGACATCATACTCTGCAGTAACTCCGAATTCATTTCAACAACCTGTGAAgaaataagtaattaaatagAGCTCCGCGTTCATTCTTTTCATACATACTTTTAAGAATTGAACATTTTCTTGATTTAAGCTACGGAGCTTTTTGTTTGGAAATGTGGAAACTGCAACAAATTTATAAAGATTAAGTTTCAAAGTCTTACATTTCATGTTCTACAGCTTACCTTTCATCTGGAGCTGTTTAAAGATGTACGAAACAATACTATCCAAAATTGTGCAGCAACTTATATAAGTGGCGGAGTCTGAAATTGAATATGTGTtactaatatatttaaatgctaCCTTTTACTGTGAACACACACCTAATGCGGCCAGTCCTTTGGTAAGACTTTTCAAAATGTAAACGAATGCGGCTGGCTCCAAGGCAGCCAAATAAGAAACATGATCTTGCGATAGACAGTTTAGTAAGTTGTAGTATGCTGTTGATAATTTGGGGTATTCCTGcaaattatacaaatacaaatagtTTTACCATGAATAATCCACTTTATCGAACAGTAGTTACTCACAATTAAATCTCTCTGTTCTATGGTGAGAATCAACTTGGCGATAATATTGAGTACACTGTCCAATGTATCATCTCCGTACAATTTGAATACTCCACAATTGACATAGTTACCGCCAAGTGAGTTCTTTAATATCAAGAAGCAGATGGCAATTCCCTTGAGTCTCATCGGGTAAAGTCGTTCCCGTGGAACTTCCTGGTGCAGAATGCGATTGccatatatacaaataagTTTCGAGGCCTCGCGGAATAGGAGAATGCCCATTGGGCTGGATACATTGCCTGCCAGTCTTTGGGTGCGGCAATGCACCAGTTCGGCAAACAATTTGAGAATTGGTGTCGTAACGGCAGGATCGTGAGCCCACAGGTCCATCGCACGCAAGAGTATGGGCAAATAGTCCGCATAATATAGCCATTCAAAAAGCATGGTGTATTGAATGCGGGCGTTGAGCGGCAGTGCCAATCCACGGAGGTCTCGAGCCAAGCCAATAATGACCTTCTTAGCCTCTTCATTAGAAAATATGTTATTGTCCATCATCACTGAGCCTAGGGACTCGAATTGATCTAGTTAAAAAAGAGATATTAGTATCAAAGAATGCAAGAATTGTATAGGACATTTCAATTCGTCAACTGACTCGTTAAGGGTTCCAAAAAATTGTAGAATCTTTCTTCATCCTCGCCCAAATCGAACATCAGCAAGCGGCCCAATGAAGTGTAGAACATGGTGCGACATCTCATCTCGCTTAAAGAGGAATTAGTTCCTAGGAATGGGAAATGTTCGCTTGTGTGATGTGTGAGCATAAACTGGACTTCTTCTAGACGTGCCAGTTTGCGCACAGAATTAAAATGCACAGAGAGTTCGGATAATAACATTAGGGTTTTTGTGATTATCGACTCAGAGCGTccccaaaactttaaatttgtAATGCTGAAAGATGTTGGTTAAGTTAAGGTTTTAGGCCGATcaaatttgaaatatatatataaataccaCTTACATTTTGCGattaataaaacttaaaaGCATTTGCTCGTCAGTCAGTCCAAAAACTTCGCTAAGTCTCTTGTTCAAATTGGCTTTCTGAGCCTGCTCGCTGCTGTGCATTTTTCGGACCTGGTCCAGAAAACTCAGTATCGCCAGCTCCAGCTTTTCGCAACCAGCTTGGGGCAATCGAGCATCGGTGAGGGTCATCAGTTGCAGGACTCTTATCACGAGCTCCGCGTCCATTGTGTCATGCTCATCGCTGGTCGCGACCGTGAGTCGACCCACTATGGCCGACCCGATTATATACACCAACCACGTTAGTTGTAGCTCGTGTATGGTAATATCTATGCTATTGGCGTTAGGCGTCTGCAACAGATTCTCATACTCTCGGGCCTTCTGATCGAAATGCTGGACAAGAAGATTACACGTCTTGTTGTACTCGCACCTTTCGATTACCGACAATTGTTCCAGCTGTTGCTGCACCATGCAAAAATCGTCGAGTGGATCATCTAAATTGTCACGGATAATTACAGGAACAGCATCCAGGCGCGATTCTATATACGCCTTAATAACCTCCGGGGTGTAAGTACCAAGCAAATGCGGATCCGGCGACTTAACATATGGTACAGACGCAACCATACGTTGCCAAAGGGTGAGTAAGTAATGTACACTGTTCGGTGCAAAAAGCCATAGCTGAGGGTAGAGAATGCGAGTAAGATTTAACCAGACCCACAAGATTGAAGTACACATACATGCAGGGATTCGACAGTAAACTTAGCTATCAGTTGGATTGCTTCTGGATAACATGGCACCGCTATAAGTTCACCCAATTGATAATTAGACTTAAGGCGAGCCAGCAAACGGCAGAACTCGTGATAGTTATCTGGGTCACTCAAGCCCTGTAAGAAATCGTTAGCGAAATATGTCTAGGGTAGCGTTGCGACGAGTACTTACGTGCAGAGTTGTTAAAATATCTTTGACTCCTTCGACCAAGTGGGTTAGAAATTTTGTTCTCTCAGAATTATTAAAAAGAGAGCGACGCACAGATGTAATTTGAACCAGGCAGGATATGGAGTAGCTAGCTAAACCATTGGGcaaaatttgatataaatcaaaaaatagTTTAAGTGTGTTCGAATCTAAGAATGCAGGACGCCAAGCTGTGGGTATCTACGTACAAGGTCAATTTAATAGAGAATCCAAATATATTAGTTGCATTTGGGTACATACCTGAACGTTGTTCATATCATCCGCAGATTCATCTGTCGAACTGCCAATGAAGTCGAAGCTCAGACAATTCTTCGTTAGACGTAAGACGTGTGATATTAACCTGAaataacaaaatcaaaaaaaaataagcattACCGAGTAGTAATCGTACCCCTTTTCAGTTATAATAAGCTGTGGGTCGGTCACATTTCTGCTTAGCTTAGTTAAAAATTAAGCATAGCAAAGCATATGCATTAAAACTGACGGACGGACTAACTGGCAAATCTTATTCAGACCCATTGGATAATATACTACAGCATAGTTAACTCACGTTTGCTGCGACTCGTCCATGAAGTTTATGTTTTTGCTGTTATCACGGGCCGAGATCAGCAGAGAGCAGGATAGCAAAAAGGTTTCTAAGAGTTGCTGGTCCCGAAAAGATGTGGCTATTTTGCGCATTTTGGAGAAGGACACCTGCACGTCCATCTCGACAAGTGAGTTCATCTCACACACCAGTTGTGATAGAATTTGGACGCCAATGGTGCAGTGCTCAACGGAGCCCTAAAATCGATTAATCATTCTAGTTAGAATAAGTTCTTTAACCACAGAGAATATGCGGAATACCTGCAAGAACTTTTTGACATCTTCCAAAAGGTTTTGGAagaccatttcctccttgaacgaATCGAACCATCCGTACTTGGTGAGCTTCGCCAGCAGAGTAACCAATGCCTGGACAACGAAGTGCTGCAGATTCTGCACAGTGGCCAGATAGTTGAGGGCATAGCTGCGAATGTCGATCCGCTCCTCCAGACTCAATCCCTGAATGAGTTTGGTAAGTGTGGAGGCGGCCAGCAACTGGGCGTAGCTGGAATCGGCTCTTTGCAGCAGCAATTGGCATTTGGGCAGCGCATCCTGGCTGCTTACGAATGTGACAAGGGCTTTTTCCGCCTCGGCACGAATTCTGACGTCTGTGGCTTCGTAGAGTTGCTTGCACAGCACCTCCAGTTGTTGTATATCCTGTGAACGGAATTAGTTAGCTTATGTGTACTTACTCTATGTCAGCAAGGCGCATTAAATACCATACTATAACGCTGAACACCGCAATTcgcttaaaaataaacttgCAAATTGTGGAAACAAACAAGCAAGTGTGACCAAGGCAGCCAAGATGTAAAGAGTCGCGGTATTCTTGCACTTGTTGAACTGCGACGCAGGAACGCAGTATAATCTTGGTTACGAGTGTTTGTTGGCCCATCAGTAATGCTGATGGCCCAAAGAGAAGGAAAAAATGTAGATACGTCGAAAATATGTATGCTGCTTACTATAAGAGATGAAGTAGTACTCAAAACTACGTGGTTgctaaatttaatataataaattagtaaataaatgctaaattaaattaatataggAATCATCACACAaacattaatttaaataattacttgcaattatgtatgtaatgtaattatacccgttactcgtagagtaaaagcgtatactagattcgttgaaaagtatgtaacaggcagaaggatgCGTTTCCGCCTTCACATCTTCAAAAGATTCCATCCGTTCCCTTCAGTTGTTCGATGTGGGAGTATTGCATTACGCGAAAACTGCAGATCTGCTACGTTTCGCATTTATTGAAAATACCATTCGTTCCAAAACACTCTGCTTCGGATTTTTTAAGgacttattaaaatttttattatagCCTGGCATAATAAAGAGAAGATGCACCGATTACAATATACACTTTCTTGGAACTAAAACAATATTTCATAAGAATTCTCACAGTTCTTATCGataacatttcattttatttaaaaagagtaaacaataataaagaGTTTGAGGGTAAAGTCTAAAAGTTTATTCGAATCAAATCAATAATAATTTAGTTATGTTTTTCTACGGAATATGGATCGGGTGAGGTGCTGGTCGCCAAAAAAGGTTCTTCAGTCATCCATACGCATCTGTGATCAGCTGATTGCCAATTACAAAACTCATGCCAAGGCAAAAGATTTGTTAATCGGCATATAATTAAAAAGGGCGAGGATCGAAGTTAAGCCTTCTCGGAGGACCAGTATAATGTGCCATGGTTTGTCCGTTATGGAATTCCAAAACCTGCAAACACGAAAGGTTAGAAACTGAGCTGCTCCGCCTTTAGAAGTGaactaaataaacaaaacaaatggcCTGCCCACGAAAAAAGCTTTTTGAAATttgataaacaaatcaatactGGCCCCATTAATACTTTATTTCTTTATTCAAATAATCCACTAAGTGGACCACCATTCATAAGTTCATTGTTACGTACAAAACTCATTATGGTTTCGTTGTTTTTGACAAAAAATTAAGTAGATGACATTTTGTATacatcaaaaataaaatggatatattacaaatataaagattaaaatatcatacacacacataatGTTATATGACCTTCATTAATACAGTGGCTTAATTTAAAACAGATTTCATTCAGGGTTCAATAAGCggttttataattttatttagttcGTCAAGTAGTATGCTTTTCTGAAGAGCTGGGTTTTATTGTCCTCACAGACCGAGCGCACAAGCCTTATTCCGTGGCAAGCAGCGAAAAGTTCTCAAAATTCAGCTTACCTTGTATGGACTCATCGTCCAGGTCTTCGGTGCTGTTGGTAATACGTGCTGTCAATGAAAGATAACGAATATTATTTGAGTTTCTACAAGTTATTATGTAAGTATAATACGCACCTCTA encodes:
- the LOC6620008 gene encoding gamma-aminobutyric acid receptor subunit beta-like produces the protein MTCFTRVGASCSLFFFLLGAQLQLIRCIRKDVLAGRLENVTQTISNILQGYDIRLRPNFGGEPLHVGMDLTIASFDAISEVNMDYTITMYLNQYWRDERLAFNIFGQYFDDENDDGISDVLTLSGDFAEKIWVPDTFFANDKNSFLHDVTERNKLVRLGGDGAVTYGMRFTTTLACMMDLHYYPLDSQNCTVEIESYGYTVSDVVMYWKPTPVRGVEDAELPQFTIIGYETNDRKERLATGVYQRLSLSFKLQRNIGYFVFQTYLPSILIVMLSWVSFWINHEATSARVALGITTVLTMTTISTGVRSSLPRISYVKAIDIYLVMCFVFVFAALLEYAAVNYTYWGKRAKKKIKKVKECCPGKIGKSERSETCSTTEDIIELQDVRMSPIPSLRRGTYNATLDSIGTETMNLGKFPPSFRITRNYGTGHSQLRRRAQRGISTRPRMLHALKRGASAIKATIPKIKDVNIIDKYSRMIFPISFLAFNLGYWLFYILE
- the LOC6620009 gene encoding ran-binding protein 16 isoform X3 is translated as MDIQQLEVLCKQLYEATDVRIRAEAEKALVTFVSSQDALPKCQLLLQRADSSYAQLLAASTLTKLIQGLSLEERIDIRSYALNYLATVQNLQHFVVQALVTLLAKLTKYGWFDSFKEEMVFQNLLEDVKKFLQGSVEHCTIGVQILSQLVCEMNSLVEMDVQVSFSKMRKIATSFRDQQLLETFLLSCSLLISARDNSKNINFMDESQQTLISHVLRLTKNCLSFDFIGSSTDESADDMNNVQIPTAWRPAFLDSNTLKLFFDLYQILPNGLASYSISCLVQITSVRRSLFNNSERTKFLTHLVEGVKDILTTLHGLSDPDNYHEFCRLLARLKSNYQLGELIAVPCYPEAIQLIAKFTVESLHLWLFAPNSVHYLLTLWQRMVASVPYVKSPDPHLLGTYTPEVIKAYIESRLDAVPVIIRDNLDDPLDDFCMVQQQLEQLSVIERCEYNKTCNLLVQHFDQKAREYENLLQTPNANSIDITIHELQLTWLVYIIGSAIVGRLTVATSDEHDTMDAELVIRVLQLMTLTDARLPQAGCEKLELAILSFLDQVRKMHSSEQAQKANLNKRLSEVFGLTDEQMLLSFINRKIITNLKFWGRSESIITKTLMLLSELSVHFNSVRKLARLEEVQFMLTHHTSEHFPFLGTNSSLSEMRCRTMFYTSLGRLLMFDLGEDEERFYNFLEPLTNQFESLGSVMMDNNIFSNEEAKKVIIGLARDLRGLALPLNARIQYTMLFEWLYYADYLPILLRAMDLWAHDPAVTTPILKLFAELVHCRTQRLAGNVSSPMGILLFREASKLICIYGNRILHQEVPRERLYPMRLKGIAICFLILKNSLGGNYVNCGVFKLYGDDTLDSVLNIIAKLILTIEQRDLIEYPKLSTAYYNLLNCLSQDHVSYLAALEPAAFVYILKSLTKGLAALDSATYISCCTILDSIVSYIFKQLQMKVSTFPNKKLRSLNQENVQFLKVVEMNSELLQSMMSSLLNNVLQEDCRNQWSMSRPLLVLILLYEDYYRSLKDRIICAQPIEKQQTMAQWFDDLMVGIERNVSSKNKEKFTQNMSTFRRDVVNLPKSTAALLPQ
- the LOC6620009 gene encoding ran-binding protein 16 isoform X1 codes for the protein MDIQQLEVLCKQLYEATDVRIRAEAEKALVTFVSSQDALPKCQLLLQRADSSYAQLLAASTLTKLIQGLSLEERIDIRSYALNYLATVQNLQHFVVQALVTLLAKLTKYGWFDSFKEEMVFQNLLEDVKKFLQGSVEHCTIGVQILSQLVCEMNSLVEMDVQVSFSKMRKIATSFRDQQLLETFLLSCSLLISARDNSKNINFMDESQQTLISHVLRLTKNCLSFDFIGSSTDESADDMNNVQIPTAWRPAFLDSNTLKLFFDLYQILPNGLASYSISCLVQITSVRRSLFNNSERTKFLTHLVEGVKDILTTLHGLSDPDNYHEFCRLLARLKSNYQLGELIAVPCYPEAIQLIAKFTVESLHLWLFAPNSVHYLLTLWQRMVASVPYVKSPDPHLLGTYTPEVIKAYIESRLDAVPVIIRDNLDDPLDDFCMVQQQLEQLSVIERCEYNKTCNLLVQHFDQKAREYENLLQTPNANSIDITIHELQLTWLVYIIGSAIVGRLTVATSDEHDTMDAELVIRVLQLMTLTDARLPQAGCEKLELAILSFLDQVRKMHSSEQAQKANLNKRLSEVFGLTDEQMLLSFINRKIITNLKFWGRSESIITKTLMLLSELSVHFNSVRKLARLEEVQFMLTHHTSEHFPFLGTNSSLSEMRCRTMFYTSLGRLLMFDLGEDEERFYNFLEPLTNQFESLGSVMMDNNIFSNEEAKKVIIGLARDLRGLALPLNARIQYTMLFEWLYYADYLPILLRAMDLWAHDPAVTTPILKLFAELVHCRTQRLAGNVSSPMGILLFREASKLICIYGNRILHQEVPRERLYPMRLKGIAICFLILKNSLGGNYVNCGVFKLYGDDTLDSVLNIIAKLILTIEQRDLIEYPKLSTAYYNLLNCLSQDHVSYLAALEPAAFVYILKSLTKGLAALDSATYISCCTILDSIVSYIFKQLQMKVSTFPNKKLRSLNQENVQFLKVVEMNSELLQSMMSSLLNNVLQEDCRNQWSMSRPLLVLILLYEDYYRSLKDRIICAQPIEKQQTMAQWFDDLMVGIERNVSSKNKEKFTQNMSTFRRDVVNLPKSTAGGADYIATNPSSSTEEQNENSGNHYSMVRRFRVIDQCATVDSNPVSLSPRHISANGELEEHWWLFD
- the LOC6620009 gene encoding ran-binding protein 16 isoform X2, with the translated sequence MDIQQLEVLCKQLYEATDVRIRAEAEKALVTFVSSQDALPKCQLLLQRADSSYAQLLAASTLTKLIQGLSLEERIDIRSYALNYLATVQNLQHFVVQALVTLLAKLTKYGWFDSFKEEMVFQNLLEDVKKFLQGSVEHCTIGVQILSQLVCEMNSLVEMDVQVSFSKMRKIATSFRDQQLLETFLLSCSLLISARDNSKNINFMDESQQTLISHVLRLTKNCLSFDFIGSSTDESADDMNNVQIPTAWRPAFLDSNTLKLFFDLYQILPNGLASYSISCLVQITSVRRSLFNNSERTKFLTHLVEGVKDILTTLHGLSDPDNYHEFCRLLARLKSNYQLGELIAVPCYPEAIQLIAKFTVESLHLWLFAPNSVHYLLTLWQRMVASVPYVKSPDPHLLGTYTPEVIKAYIESRLDAVPVIIRDNLDDPLDDFCMVQQQLEQLSVIERCEYNKTCNLLVQHFDQKAREYENLLQTPNANSIDITIHELQLTWLVYIIGSAIVGRLTVATSDEHDTMDAELVIRVLQLMTLTDARLPQAGCEKLELAILSFLDQVRKMHSSEQAQKANLNKRLSEVFGLTDEQMLLSFINRKIITNLKFWGRSESIITKTLMLLSELSVHFNSVRKLARLEEVQFMLTHHTSEHFPFLGTNSSLSEMRCRTMFYTSLGRLLMFDLGEDEERFYNFLEPLTNQFESLGSVMMDNNIFSNEEAKKVIIGLARDLRGLALPLNARIQYTMLFEWLYYADYLPILLRAMDLWAHDPAVTTPILKLFAELVHCRTQRLAGNVSSPMGILLFREASKLICIYGNRILHQEVPRERLYPMRLKGIAICFLILKNSLGGNYVNCGVFKLYGDDTLDSVLNIIAKLILTIEQRDLIEYPKLSTAYYNLLNCLSQDHVSYLAALEPAAFVYILKSLTKGLAALDSATYISCCTILDSIVSYIFKQLQMKVSTFPNKKLRSLNQENVQFLKVVEMNSELLQSMMSSLLNNVLQEDCRNQWSMSRPLLVLILLYEDYYRSLKDRIICAQPIEKQQTMAQWFDDLMVGIERNVSSKNKEKFTQNMSTFRRDVVNLPKSTAAFSCDRPMCDGGFEPSEPESSPH
- the LOC6620009 gene encoding ran-binding protein 16 isoform X4: MDIQQLEVLCKQLYEATDVRIRAEAEKALVTFVSSQDALPKCQLLLQRADSSYAQLLAASTLTKLIQGLSLEERIDIRSYALNYLATVQNLQHFVVQALVTLLAKLTKYGWFDSFKEEMVFQNLLEDVKKFLQGSVEHCTIGVQILSQLVCEMNSLVEMDVQVSFSKMRKIATSFRDQQLLETFLLSCSLLISARDNSKNINFMDESQQTLISHVLRLTKNCLSFDFIGSSTDESADDMNNVQIPTAWRPAFLDSNTLKLFFDLYQILPNGLASYSISCLVQITSVRRSLFNNSERTKFLTHLVEGVKDILTTLHGLSDPDNYHEFCRLLARLKSNYQLGELIAVPCYPEAIQLIAKFTVESLHLWLFAPNSVHYLLTLWQRMVASVPYVKSPDPHLLGTYTPEVIKAYIESRLDAVPVIIRDNLDDPLDDFCMVQQQLEQLSVIERCEYNKTCNLLVQHFDQKAREYENLLQTPNANSIDITIHELQLTWLVYIIGSAIVGRLTVATSDEHDTMDAELVIRVLQLMTLTDARLPQAGCEKLELAILSFLDQVRKMHSSEQAQKANLNKRLSEVFGLTDEQMLLSFINRKIITNLKFWGRSESIITKTLMLLSELSVHFNSVRKLARLEEVQFMLTHHTSEHFPFLGTNSSLSEMRCRTMFYTSLGRLLMFDLGEDEERFYNFLEPLTNQFESLGSVMMDNNIFSNEEAKKVIIGLARDLRGLALPLNARIQYTMLFEWLYYADYLPILLRAMDLWAHDPAVTTPILKLFAELVHCRTQRLAGNVSSPMGILLFREASKLICIYGNRILHQEVPRERLYPMRLKGIAICFLILKNSLGGNYVNCGVFKLYGDDTLDSVLNIIAKLILTIEQRDLIEYPKLSTAYYNLLNCLSQDHVSYLAALEPAAFVYILKSLTKGLAALDSATYISCCTILDSIVSYIFKQLQMKVSTFPNKKLRSLNQENVQFLKVVEMNSELLQSMMSSLLNNVLQEDCRNQWSMSRPLLVLILLYEDYYRSLKDRIICAQPIEKQQTMAQWFDDLMVGIERNVSSKNKEKFTQNMSTFRRDVVNLPKSTAVT